The nucleotide window TCGCCTTGATTGGCTTTGTCCTTGGGCTGAAAGGCCTGCTTCTATCATTCTTTCTTTCTACGCTTTTCGGAGCATTATTTGGCGGTTTAGGTCTCGTTCTCGGGCTTCTCAAACGGAAACAGGCCATTCCATTCGGGCCATTCATCGCAATCGGAACGCTTACGACATACTTTTACGGCGAAACCATCGTCCAGATCTACCTCAGTTTCCTGCAATCAGGATTTTAGAAAAAGGAGTTTTGTTATGGCACTCTCGGTCTTTTCATCAAGAAGCAAAGTGATCAATCTCGTCTTTAATGACCAATATATTCGCTATGTGGAATTGAAGCAATCAACCCCTCCGGTTCCTTTGAGATGGGGAGAAAAGAAATTAAGTCCTGGAATGATCTCTGACGGGAAAATCGTTGATTTTGATACGCTTTCGATGGTGATCGATGAGTGCATACAAGATTGGAAAATTAATAAAAGGGAAGTCCGGTTCATTGTTCCTGATTCCATTGTGATTATCAGGAAATTATCGATTCCCTCCGATATAGCAGTAGATGAGATTAATAGCTACATCTACCTCGAACTTGGTGCCACCATTCATTTACCTTTTGAACATGCAGTGTTCGATACAGTTATCATGTCTAAAGCCGGGGAAAAGCAGGAGATTATCCTGTTTGCGGCACCAGAGAAAAACGTCCTTGAATATTCGGATTTGCTATCAGAGGCAAAGCTTAAGCCGATTGCGGCAGATATATCTCCGCTCGCTAATTATCGTTTGTTCAGCGCGGCTACAGATGAGCTGGAAAAAGCGAATGCCATTCTCGTACAATTCGACACTCACCTTGTCAGCATGACCATATTCGAGGGAGCCTTTCCATTGTTCCTTCGTCACTTGTCGATTGAATTGAATGATTGGCTGAACCCTGATGCTATGAGCGTGCAGCAGGATGGAGTTGGACAAGTGAATGAATTGAATTACCAATTTGAAGATGTCTACAAGGAAATCAGCAAATTAATGGATTTTTATACATATTCTTTTACACAAGGAAAGAAGATGATTGAACAAATCGCTGTAAACGGTGATCATCCTTTATTTGAAAGGATTTTGGCGGAAATGGGAGAACGTTTCACCATCCCCGTCAAACCGATTACCTATGATGGGTCATTGCATGCCGAAATGGAAGAGTTTCCTCGCAGTTATTATCTGGGGCTTGGCCTGGGATTAAAAGAGGTGAAATGATGCAAGTCGATATAAACCTGTTACCCAGGAGCAGCGAGAAAAAGATTCCATATAAGCTTGGTGCCTTTGTTTTCCTTCTCGTCGCTGCGTTGTTCACAGCCGCCATGTATTTTTGGGGAAACCATTACGAGCAAAAGATGGATACTGTAGACCAGCAAATTTCGAATACACAAGCCTTGATTGCTGCAGAAGAGGCAAAACATGAAGAATCAGAAGCGATTGGCTCCATTGCGATTCTGGAGCAGGCTGCAGAATGGGCGGAGCATTCTCCGATTGACACTGTGAAGTTGATGCAGCAGTTGATTGCGCTTTTGCCAGAACGGGGCTTTATTCAATTCTTTTCGTATAGCGAAGGCTCAGATCTCCTTCTTAGAGTTCAATTCGATACAAACAGAGACTCAGCCTATTACCTTAACTCACTGTTAGAAGCTGATTGGATCATAGATGCAAAGCTGGTGTCATTGACTGCGGAAGCTGAACTGCCTGAAGCTGCTGAAAATCAGGAATCGAATAACCTGTCTAATTCAGACTATGTTCTCAGGTATTTTGCTGAATATGCGATCAGCATCGATCGGTCCAAGGTGAAACGGAATCCTGCAGCTCAAATAGCAGAAGTGGATGGTGATGATGATGAGTAGCAGAGTGAATAAGCAGACTGTGTTCATCATCATGTCCGTTTTGTTTTTTGCCGCCATATTCTCTGGAGTATTTTTCTTTTATATAAAGCCGATTCAACAAAGTGTGGAGCTAAAACAGAACGAATTGAGAATGAACGAACAGCTGCTTCAGACGATCGGCAGCAATGAAGGCAGTAACATTAAAAGTGATAGCATGAGTGTGGCTTCTCTTCAACAAAAGCTGCCGGTCAAACCTTTAACAGAGCAACTTATTCTTGAAGTTGCCAAGGCTGAGACCATTTCCGACAGCTTTGTAAAAAATGTACATGTAAGTGAAACGCAAGGTCTGCCCGTGTTGGCAGCGGAAGAAAATCCAGCAAGCCAGCAGAATACTGAAGAACAGCAATCCGACTCAGAAACCCAAGCAGAAGGGGATCTACCAGCAGAAGCAGGAATCCCAGGGATGAGAAAAATCACGATTACACTTGAAATCGAGTCTATCAACTATTTGGGACTTGAAAAATTCATTCAAACACTCGAGAAATCTAAACGGATCATGACGGTAGAGGCAATTGAATTCACTGGACCTGATGAAATCAGAGATCTGGCGGCACGTAACTCTGTAACCATTCCATATAAGCTGATTGTATCTGCTTTCTATATGCCCGATTTATTGGAATTGCAAGATTTGCTCCCAAAATCCAGCTTTCCTGAACCTTCATCTAAAAGAGATCCATTTACTAGATTTGAGGATGTGAAAGCTGAAGATCAACCTCAATAAAATGTGTTGTTGCAAATCTACTAAAAAAATTGACGAAAGCATTCTATAACAAGACGACAAAAGTCTTGTTATTTTTTTTTGCCATTATGATAGGATGGAGCAAACACGAACGGGCAGGGGGAGGTACAAGCATTGGACAAGCATGGAAAGACGATCACGATCAAGATTAATGGCAAGGACCGTCCGGTTCAGGCAGACAAAAAAAGTAAGGTTAATGGAGTCGTAAAGAAACCTAAACAAGAAGAAAAGCTTCCATATGATAAAGGAAAAAGCAGCAGTTACCAGACCAATGAGAGCCAGGGAGAGAGCAGCAGAACGTATCCGCTCGAAAATGAGGTAGCAATGAATGAAAGTGCGGCTGCACAGGAACAATCCGAGGAAAGTTTTGACTGGATTTTGCCTGATCCAGTACAAGAGGAAGTCATCAAAGAATATAAAATCGCTCCGAAGCAAGAAAAAAAGCCGAAAAAGAAAGGTATTGGTATTTCGGTTTGGAAGACAAAAAAGAACAATCGCCTTTATCCAACTATTATTATGAATGTCCTTTTTGCCGTTTTGCTAGGGACAGCGTTTGGAGTGACATTCCTTAAATTCCTGCCATCAGAGCCAGATACTGCTGCACCAGCAGTCGCTCAGCCAAAATCTGGGCAGACAGCAGAGAAACCGGCAGGCGGGGAAGAGTCAATTGAGTTAACAACAATCCCGACCTTTGTCGTCCAGAATGGCATCTTCACTACTGAGGCTGCTGCAAAGGAAAGAGTGAGTCTCCTTGGTGGCCAGGGCGTCACAGCTGAGTTGTTTCCTGTCAATGGCCAGTTCGCCGTCTATCTGGGAACTGCCGGAAGCATTGAGGCTGCCAAACAGCAGGCAGAGGCACTCAAAGCCAAGGGCGTTGAGGTATTTGCAAAACCATTCGAAATTACAGGTGGCACTGCAGCCGGCTTAACTTCAGGAGAATCAGAATTCCTCAAGCAGGCACCGGAAATCTATTCCATCATGATGAAAGGTTCAGCTGCTGCTCCAGAGGAAGTCAAGAAAGCAGGGAATTATCAGACCATGGTCAGCAAGGTTGATGACAAGAGTGTAAAGAATCAAACCGTCCTAAAGGCTAAGACGAGCATGGAGAGGGCGGGTGCCGCTTTTATAAGCTATCAAAAAAGTAAGGATGCAAATCAACTGGCGGAAATGGAGAAAAGCCTTCTGGCATTCCTTTCTGCCTACCAGTCGCTCGGCAAGTAATGAAGAGAATTTGCAAGTCATGTTACAGAATATTTCCCGGAAAATTGTACAAATTAACAGAGCCTTCGGCAAAATGCGCCAGGCTCTGATTTTTTTTGCCAGAATAAGGACTTAAGATTGTTTGAACGGATGAACTTTGTTAGTATTAGCTTGTATCTCCCTTTGATGCAATAAGAAAAGAAAGGTGATTTTATGCAACGCCTCATTTTAGCCTCTTCTTCTCCACGGCGAAAAGAACTTCTTGAAAATCTCCGCTTGAAATTCGAAATCTTGAGCAGTGATGCAGACGAAAGTTTCTGTGAGTCCCTAAGCCCTGCTGAAGCGGTCATGGAGCTTGCTTCAAGAAAGTCGGGAACTGTGTTTCAAGATTATCCAGATTGTTTCGTGATTGGCTCAGATACTGTCGTGGTCCACGATGGAACAATCCTTGGGAAGCCTGAAAGCGGACAAGAAGCCTTGCAGATGCTCAAAAAGCTGTCTGGGAACACCCATTCAGTATACACTGGAGTA belongs to Mesobacillus subterraneus and includes:
- a CDS encoding Maf family protein, with protein sequence MQRLILASSSPRRKELLENLRLKFEILSSDADESFCESLSPAEAVMELASRKSGTVFQDYPDCFVIGSDTVVVHDGTILGKPESGQEALQMLKKLSGNTHSVYTGVSIISPEKETRFYEKTDVTFWDLSDEEIDTYIKSGEPFDKAGGYGIQGFGSMLVKEISGDYYTVVGLPVSRLIRELRKIGYNLPY
- a CDS encoding SPOR domain-containing protein, which encodes MDKHGKTITIKINGKDRPVQADKKSKVNGVVKKPKQEEKLPYDKGKSSSYQTNESQGESSRTYPLENEVAMNESAAAQEQSEESFDWILPDPVQEEVIKEYKIAPKQEKKPKKKGIGISVWKTKKNNRLYPTIIMNVLFAVLLGTAFGVTFLKFLPSEPDTAAPAVAQPKSGQTAEKPAGGEESIELTTIPTFVVQNGIFTTEAAAKERVSLLGGQGVTAELFPVNGQFAVYLGTAGSIEAAKQQAEALKAKGVEVFAKPFEITGGTAAGLTSGESEFLKQAPEIYSIMMKGSAAAPEEVKKAGNYQTMVSKVDDKSVKNQTVLKAKTSMERAGAAFISYQKSKDANQLAEMEKSLLAFLSAYQSLGK
- the pilM gene encoding type IV pilus biogenesis protein PilM — its product is MALSVFSSRSKVINLVFNDQYIRYVELKQSTPPVPLRWGEKKLSPGMISDGKIVDFDTLSMVIDECIQDWKINKREVRFIVPDSIVIIRKLSIPSDIAVDEINSYIYLELGATIHLPFEHAVFDTVIMSKAGEKQEIILFAAPEKNVLEYSDLLSEAKLKPIAADISPLANYRLFSAATDELEKANAILVQFDTHLVSMTIFEGAFPLFLRHLSIELNDWLNPDAMSVQQDGVGQVNELNYQFEDVYKEISKLMDFYTYSFTQGKKMIEQIAVNGDHPLFERILAEMGERFTIPVKPITYDGSLHAEMEEFPRSYYLGLGLGLKEVK